A genomic region of Ovis canadensis isolate MfBH-ARS-UI-01 breed Bighorn chromosome 9, ARS-UI_OviCan_v2, whole genome shotgun sequence contains the following coding sequences:
- the TNFRSF11B gene encoding tumor necrosis factor receptor superfamily member 11B — protein MNKLLCCALVFLDISIKWTTQETFPPKYLHYDPESSRQLMCDKCPPGTFLKQPCTARRKTVCAPCPDHHYTDTWHTSDECLYCSPVCKELQYVKQECSRTHNRVCECEEGRYLELEFCLKHRSCPPGFGVLHPGTPERNTVCKRCPDGFFSNETSSKAPCRKHTNCSAFGLLLTQKGNATHDNICSGSSESSTHKCGIDMTLCEEAFFRFAVPTKLTPNWLSVLVDNLPGTKVNAESVERIKQRHNSREQTFQLLKLWKHQNKDQDMVKKIIQDIDLCENSVRRHIGHMNLTFEQLLKLMESLPGKKVTTEDVEKTVKTCKSSEQLLKLLSLWRIKNGDQDTRKGLLHALKHLKKHHFPKTVIQSLKKTIRFLHSFTMYRLYRKLFLEMIGNQVQSLKISCL, from the exons TTCCTAGACATCTCCATTAAATGGACTACCCAGGAAACCTTTCCTCCAAAGTACCTTCATTATGACCCCGAGAGCTCTCGTCAGCTGATGTGTGACAAATGTCCTCCTGGCACCTTCCTGAAGCAGCCCTGCACGGCAAGGCGGAAGACCGTGTGTGCCCCTTGTCCCGACCACCACTACACGGACACCTGGCACACCAGTGACGAGTGTCTGTACTGCAGCCCAGTGTGCAAGGAACTGCAGTACGTCAAGCAGGAGTGCAGTCGCACCCATAACCGCGTGTGTGAATGTGAGGAGGGGCGCTATCTGGAGCTGGAGTTCTGCTTGAAGCACAGGAGCTGTCCGCCTGGGTTTGGAGTGCTACACCCGG GAACCCCGGAGCGAAATACAGTTTGCAAAAGATGTCCAGATGGGTTCTTCTCGAATGAGACATCATCCAAAGCGCCCTGTAGAAAACACACGAATTGCAGTGCATTTGGGCTCCTTCTAACTCAGAAAGGAAATGCAACGCATGACAATATATGTTCTGGTAGCAGCGAATCATCGACTCACAAATGTGGAATAG ACATGACCCTGTGTGAGGAGGCGTTCTTCAGGTTTGCTGTTCCTACAAAGCTTACCCCGAACTGGCTCAGTGTCCTAGTAGACAATCTGCCTGGCACCAAAGTAAATGCAGAGAGCGTAGAGAGGATAAAACAGCGACACAACTCACGAGAACAGACTTTCCAGCTGCTGAAGTTATGGAAACATCAAAACAAAGATCAAGATATGGTCAAGAAGATCATCCAAG ATATCGACCTCTGTGAAAACAGCGTGAGGAGGCATATTGGACACATGAACCTCACCTTTGAGCAGCTTCTAAAGTTGATGGAAAGCTTGCCGGGGAAGAAAGTGACGACAGAAGACGTTGAGAAAACAGTGAAGACGTGCAAATCAAGTGAGCAACTCCTGAAGCTGCTCAGCCTGTGGAGGATAAAAAATGGCGACCAGGACACCCGCAAGGGCCTGCTGCACGCCCTAAAGCACTTGAAGAAGCACCACTTCCCCAAGACTGTCATTCAGAGTCTGAAGAAGACCATCCGGTTCCTTCACAGCTTCACCATGTACAGGTTATATCGGAAGCTATTTTTAGAAATGATAGGAAACCAGGTCCAGTCGTTAAAGATAAGCTGCTTATAA